Proteins encoded together in one Sinorhizobium meliloti window:
- a CDS encoding peptidoglycan-binding protein — protein sequence MNGSRSTSQRMGSPSYGDRPSLDALNRTIEGLEARIEGLMSSVSRETRQPERPRPAPSEAVSEIIDRQRALNAARERSPLRERAALSDPDRLAPTRLAAEPRYQPSQAAAAPSGRSSAAADIAEALVGLRHELKRDLDDGLSREMHALRSEIRGIKAEAAQDRRFAEDVRHDIERLSAGIKELGRQASPAEADALRIEFDDLRSMLEGLAREDSMRRMENRWTGVEDRLNAFDQNRDDELVALAYRLDEIKAQINSLDRGTGIEVLESKLVAVAQAIEMLGRQIQPDERRLAPQFTDLGKRLDEISRAIAAGSGNVAGTDGSFVDRLENRLGDLSRQIGTLSNPADSGLGARIEALAARVEDLAGEKAAARLEERLDQLSAVLEHNRQGAEPDLTDRLADISRKIEALSGDSVTDALAERLDDLARRIDGLARNVEPTADPRFDRLEDRLAGIAQRLEETHAAPFDDRQALRNLEAQIGNLSTLISQSHGETVGVPAEFESRMNTLEDYLATSDEYIIEAARQAAEAVMEAYSRNTAPQMAASTDMAAISALAEDLRTLEELSRSSDERTARTFEALHETLVHIAEKLERLEEREPPASHGPMPKAAPVEAADPSTMAESDEDVERAPQALAAASETSIHAPMPAAAEANDAAEVAMVEDGEIKVEARAAKTSLLAGLTRRFAPRQNEGMPIQARQMVEPTPSIDPSEMLTPEDANQLLEPGSGVPDVKKILERVRAGQMARGAQEANDGEKADFIAAARRAAQLAVEESDTLNRVKESKAPSAVGGALARHRRPILIAVGAVLLAIMSYPLVSTVLKGKEAPSAPPVAAIERKAEVAEPKAAVDRLVQTAATAKAGEEPRAPAGMEKTDAPPIAAKQPPKQPTAAEAGKVDKAIGGAGDGQAALMRPAEARTPGPGSTLQPPSESLAAEPARMSEIVLPEGFGPPALVTAAKGGDPLAFYEIGARFTEGRGVEEDRAEAVKWYQRAVDAGVVPAAYRLANLYEKGAGVQRDAAKAKALYLKAAAAGNASAIHNLAVMLAGGRDGGPDLAEAARWFEKAASLGVRDSQFNLAVLYARGDGVARNLEESYKWFAIAARDGDKDAAEKRDEIAKALKPEELSSAKAKVDAWKAQPLDAEANTVEIPDAWVGPPTKTATVDMTRAVRNIQAILNNNGFDAGKPDGQVGQKTIAAIKAFQNSVGQEPTGEITDGLVRELLKRNS from the coding sequence ATGAACGGATCGCGATCCACTTCTCAGCGCATGGGCAGCCCGTCCTATGGCGACCGGCCGTCGCTCGATGCCCTGAACCGCACCATCGAAGGGCTCGAAGCGCGCATCGAGGGGCTCATGAGCAGCGTCAGCCGCGAGACGCGGCAGCCCGAGCGGCCGCGTCCGGCCCCAAGCGAAGCGGTCTCCGAAATCATCGACCGTCAGCGGGCGCTCAATGCGGCGCGCGAGCGGTCGCCGCTGCGCGAACGCGCTGCGCTCAGCGACCCCGATCGCCTCGCTCCCACCCGCCTCGCGGCAGAGCCACGCTACCAGCCCTCTCAGGCAGCAGCCGCGCCATCGGGACGCTCTTCGGCTGCAGCGGATATCGCCGAGGCGCTGGTCGGTCTGCGGCATGAGCTGAAGCGCGATCTCGATGACGGCCTGTCCCGCGAGATGCATGCGCTGCGTTCGGAAATCCGCGGCATCAAGGCCGAAGCCGCCCAGGACCGCCGATTCGCCGAGGACGTGCGACACGATATCGAGCGGCTTTCGGCCGGCATCAAGGAACTTGGCCGGCAGGCTTCGCCCGCCGAGGCCGATGCGCTCAGGATCGAATTCGATGACCTGAGGTCCATGCTCGAAGGCCTCGCGCGCGAAGACAGCATGCGCCGCATGGAAAACCGATGGACCGGCGTCGAGGATCGGCTGAACGCCTTCGACCAGAACCGCGACGATGAGTTGGTGGCGCTCGCCTACCGGCTCGACGAGATCAAGGCGCAGATCAATTCCCTGGACAGGGGCACCGGGATCGAGGTGCTGGAAAGCAAGCTCGTCGCGGTCGCCCAGGCGATCGAGATGCTCGGGCGCCAGATCCAGCCGGACGAGAGGCGCCTGGCGCCGCAATTCACCGACCTCGGCAAGCGGCTCGATGAGATCAGCCGGGCGATCGCCGCAGGCAGCGGTAATGTGGCCGGCACCGACGGTTCGTTCGTCGATCGTCTCGAGAACAGGCTCGGCGATCTGTCCCGGCAGATCGGCACCCTCTCCAATCCCGCCGATTCCGGCCTCGGCGCGCGGATCGAGGCGCTGGCAGCTCGCGTGGAGGACCTTGCCGGCGAGAAGGCGGCGGCCAGATTGGAAGAGCGCCTGGACCAGCTTTCCGCGGTGCTGGAGCACAATCGGCAAGGTGCGGAGCCGGATCTTACAGATCGTCTTGCCGACATTTCGCGGAAGATCGAAGCCCTCTCGGGCGACAGCGTCACCGATGCACTGGCCGAACGGCTCGACGATCTCGCCCGCCGAATCGATGGGCTTGCGCGAAATGTCGAGCCTACGGCGGACCCGCGCTTCGATCGCCTCGAGGATCGCTTGGCAGGTATCGCCCAGCGCTTGGAGGAGACGCATGCCGCGCCGTTCGACGACCGGCAGGCGCTGCGCAATCTCGAAGCTCAGATCGGAAATCTCTCGACTCTGATCAGCCAGTCCCACGGTGAGACGGTAGGCGTGCCCGCGGAATTCGAGAGCCGCATGAACACGCTGGAAGACTATCTCGCCACCAGCGACGAATACATCATCGAAGCTGCTCGGCAGGCTGCGGAAGCCGTGATGGAGGCATATTCCAGAAACACCGCACCGCAGATGGCGGCGAGTACCGACATGGCGGCGATCTCGGCGCTCGCCGAGGATCTGCGTACATTGGAGGAGCTCAGCCGTTCGAGCGACGAACGGACGGCACGCACCTTCGAGGCGCTGCATGAAACGCTCGTCCATATCGCCGAGAAACTGGAGCGGCTTGAAGAGCGGGAGCCCCCGGCTTCTCATGGTCCGATGCCCAAGGCTGCGCCCGTCGAAGCCGCGGACCCTTCGACGATGGCGGAAAGCGACGAGGACGTGGAACGCGCGCCACAGGCGTTGGCGGCCGCAAGCGAAACCTCCATCCACGCACCGATGCCGGCCGCAGCCGAGGCGAATGATGCCGCCGAAGTCGCAATGGTCGAAGACGGCGAGATCAAGGTGGAGGCCCGTGCGGCGAAGACGAGCCTGCTTGCCGGTCTGACTCGGCGCTTCGCGCCGAGGCAGAACGAGGGAATGCCGATCCAAGCGCGGCAGATGGTCGAGCCCACCCCCTCGATCGACCCCTCCGAAATGCTCACTCCCGAGGACGCCAATCAGCTCCTCGAGCCGGGCTCCGGCGTGCCGGACGTCAAGAAGATACTCGAACGTGTCCGTGCCGGTCAGATGGCCCGTGGCGCGCAGGAGGCGAACGACGGCGAAAAGGCGGACTTCATCGCCGCCGCGCGGCGCGCGGCGCAGCTGGCCGTCGAGGAATCCGATACGCTCAATCGCGTCAAGGAAAGTAAGGCACCATCCGCCGTCGGCGGCGCGCTCGCCCGCCACCGCCGTCCGATCCTGATCGCAGTCGGTGCCGTGCTGCTCGCGATCATGTCCTATCCGCTCGTCAGCACGGTGCTGAAAGGCAAGGAGGCCCCGAGCGCTCCGCCGGTTGCAGCGATCGAGCGCAAGGCAGAGGTTGCGGAGCCGAAGGCCGCCGTCGACCGCCTCGTCCAAACGGCAGCTACCGCGAAGGCTGGAGAAGAGCCGAGGGCTCCCGCTGGCATGGAGAAGACGGATGCGCCGCCGATAGCGGCAAAGCAGCCGCCAAAGCAGCCAACCGCTGCCGAAGCCGGCAAGGTTGACAAGGCCATTGGTGGCGCTGGCGACGGACAGGCGGCCTTGATGCGGCCGGCGGAGGCACGAACGCCTGGACCCGGCTCGACCTTGCAGCCGCCTTCGGAAAGTTTAGCCGCTGAGCCGGCCAGGATGAGCGAGATCGTTCTGCCGGAGGGCTTCGGACCGCCCGCGCTCGTAACCGCGGCCAAGGGCGGCGATCCTCTCGCCTTCTATGAAATAGGCGCCCGCTTCACGGAAGGGCGGGGGGTCGAGGAAGATCGGGCGGAAGCCGTCAAGTGGTATCAGCGCGCCGTCGACGCCGGCGTGGTACCGGCCGCGTACCGGCTCGCCAACCTTTATGAGAAGGGCGCGGGCGTTCAGCGCGACGCAGCAAAGGCCAAGGCGCTCTATCTCAAGGCGGCTGCAGCCGGCAACGCCAGTGCGATCCACAATCTCGCCGTCATGCTCGCCGGCGGCCGGGACGGCGGGCCGGATCTCGCCGAAGCGGCCAGATGGTTCGAGAAAGCCGCCAGTCTCGGCGTTCGCGACAGTCAGTTCAACCTCGCCGTCCTCTATGCGCGGGGCGACGGTGTGGCCCGCAATCTGGAAGAATCCTATAAATGGTTTGCTATCGCGGCCCGCGACGGCGACAAGGACGCGGCAGAAAAGCGCGACGAGATCGCCAAGGCGCTGAAGCCCGAGGAGCTTTCCAGTGCCAAGGCAAAAGTCGACGCCTGGAAGGCTCAGCCTCTCGACGCCGAAGCAAACACGGTGGAGATCCCGGATGCCTGGGTCGGTCCGCCGACCAAGACGGCCACCGTCGATATGACCAGAGCCGTTCGCAACATCCAGGCGATCCTCAACAATAACGGCTTCGATGCCGGCAAGCCGGACGGCCAGGTAGGCCAGAAGACGATTGCCGCCATCAAGGCCTTTCAGAATTCGGTCGGCCAGGAGCCGACAGGTGAGATCACCGATGGGCTGGTCCGGGAGCTTCTGAAGCGGAACAGCTGA
- a CDS encoding sulfite exporter TauE/SafE family protein, with product MTVYLPIAELSVNIFVILGMGAAVGFLSGMFGVGGGFLITPLLIFYNIPPVVAVATGANQVVASSISGAIAHFRRGTIDIKLGTVLLCGGLVGATVGVWLFSLLRSVGQLDLVISLLYVVLLGSVGALMLWESIGAMRKAAKNQPAQLRRPGQHNWIHGLPLKMRFKKSKIYLSVIPVATLGFSIGVLTSVMGVGGGFIMVPAMIYLLRIPTSVVVGTSLFQIVFVSAYTVIVQASTNYTVDIVLAFVLMIAGVIGAQYGVRVGQRLRGEQLRALLALLVLAVGIRLAVELVIPPKDIYSVVSAGAGF from the coding sequence GTGACGGTCTATCTGCCCATTGCTGAGTTGTCGGTGAACATCTTCGTCATTCTCGGCATGGGCGCGGCCGTCGGTTTTCTGTCCGGCATGTTCGGCGTCGGCGGCGGATTTCTGATCACGCCGCTTCTGATCTTCTACAATATTCCGCCAGTCGTGGCGGTGGCGACCGGCGCCAACCAGGTGGTCGCCTCGTCGATATCAGGGGCGATCGCCCATTTCCGCCGCGGCACCATCGATATCAAGCTCGGCACGGTGCTCTTGTGCGGCGGCCTTGTGGGCGCGACCGTCGGCGTCTGGCTGTTCTCGCTGCTCAGGAGCGTCGGCCAGCTCGATCTGGTGATCTCGCTGCTTTATGTGGTGCTTCTCGGCTCGGTCGGCGCGCTGATGCTGTGGGAGAGCATCGGCGCAATGCGCAAGGCAGCGAAGAACCAGCCGGCGCAGCTCAGACGGCCCGGGCAGCACAATTGGATCCACGGCCTGCCGCTGAAGATGCGCTTCAAGAAGTCGAAGATCTATCTGAGTGTCATCCCTGTGGCGACGCTCGGCTTTTCCATCGGGGTGCTGACCTCGGTGATGGGCGTCGGCGGCGGCTTCATCATGGTGCCGGCCATGATCTATCTGTTGCGCATTCCGACCAGCGTCGTCGTGGGCACATCGCTCTTCCAGATCGTCTTCGTCTCCGCCTATACGGTGATCGTCCAGGCCTCGACCAACTACACCGTCGACATCGTGCTGGCCTTCGTGCTGATGATCGCCGGCGTCATCGGGGCGCAATATGGCGTGCGCGTCGGCCAGCGGCTGCGCGGCGAGCAGCTCAGGGCACTGCTGGCGCTGCTCGTTCTCGCCGTCGGCATCCGCCTGGCGGTCGAGCTCGTCATCCCGCCGAAGGACATTTACTCGGTCGTATCCGCGGGGGCCGGTTTCTGA
- a CDS encoding TIGR02186 family protein: MRSLLLHPIVALVLAVATPAAAQVLERQVTNFTEKLEIGISTEEIAITSDFRGADLTIFGAIDGFDASLLAQGKYNIIVVLEGPKDNATVRKKERVFGIWVNTQSMTFELVPEAYSLSSTRAIETIAPRRDIANMGIGVDHMRLVPLGFVGDGSTLGEFRNAFRTIRETSGVYQRDPGGVQFISSSLFKASVRLPTNVPNGIHVVRAYLFRDGVFVAAKALPLRVVKTGLEQAITRAAHDQPLIYGLLAVTLAVVTGWGASLLFRKE; the protein is encoded by the coding sequence ATGCGCTCGCTTCTCCTTCACCCGATCGTCGCCCTGGTCCTCGCCGTCGCCACCCCGGCCGCAGCGCAGGTTCTGGAGCGCCAGGTCACCAACTTCACCGAGAAGCTCGAGATCGGCATTTCGACGGAAGAGATTGCCATCACGTCCGATTTCCGGGGCGCCGACCTGACGATCTTCGGCGCCATCGATGGATTCGACGCCAGCCTCCTGGCGCAGGGCAAGTACAATATCATCGTCGTGCTGGAAGGGCCGAAGGACAACGCCACGGTGCGAAAGAAGGAGCGGGTGTTCGGTATCTGGGTCAATACCCAGTCGATGACCTTCGAGCTCGTGCCGGAGGCCTACTCGCTTTCGAGTACCCGCGCCATCGAGACGATTGCGCCGCGGCGCGACATCGCCAATATGGGCATCGGCGTCGACCATATGCGGCTGGTGCCGCTCGGCTTCGTCGGCGACGGCAGCACGCTCGGCGAGTTCCGCAACGCCTTCCGGACGATTCGCGAGACGAGCGGCGTCTATCAGCGCGATCCGGGCGGGGTGCAGTTCATCAGTTCGAGCCTGTTCAAGGCTTCGGTGCGGCTGCCGACCAATGTCCCGAACGGCATCCATGTCGTACGCGCCTATCTCTTCCGCGACGGCGTCTTCGTCGCCGCCAAGGCTCTTCCGCTCAGGGTGGTGAAGACCGGCCTCGAACAGGCGATTACCCGCGCCGCGCACGATCAGCCGCTGATCTATGGCCTTCTGGCCGTAACCCTCGCCGTCGTCACCGGCTGGGGTGCCAGCCTGCTCTTCCGCAAGGAGTGA
- a CDS encoding Lrp/AsnC ligand binding domain-containing protein, whose product MKPIFVQLQCAPGKTYEVADEIYRREIVSEMYSTSGDYDLLLKVYVEEGQDIGKFINDNIASVPGISRSLTTLTFNAF is encoded by the coding sequence ATGAAACCGATTTTCGTGCAACTGCAATGCGCCCCCGGCAAGACCTATGAGGTGGCCGACGAGATCTATCGCAGGGAGATCGTCTCGGAGATGTATTCGACCAGCGGCGACTATGATCTGCTACTGAAGGTCTATGTCGAGGAAGGCCAGGATATCGGAAAGTTCATCAATGACAATATCGCCAGCGTTCCGGGCATATCCCGCTCGCTGACGACGCTGACGTTCAACGCGTTCTAG
- the pdeM gene encoding ligase-associated DNA damage response endonuclease PdeM, whose translation MTMHRLIYATSPAVSPSLHARTSINGIAAICDPLGGLYFPESRTLVVSDLHLEKGSAFARRGMMLPPYDTLATLRILEAVIARHDPATVISLGDNFHDRKGSAAMPETFRQMIAAMACGREWIWINGNHDPDGAQGLPGASMDELRHAGLVFRHEPSRRDGIGEIAGHLHPSATVRRRERSVRRACFATDGKRLVMPAFGVTTGGLDLRHREMSGLFERQQLVAHMLGRDRIYSVRFANLLG comes from the coding sequence ATGACCATGCATCGGCTCATCTACGCGACATCACCTGCCGTCAGCCCATCCCTGCACGCGCGCACGTCCATCAATGGAATCGCCGCGATCTGCGATCCGCTCGGCGGCCTCTACTTTCCCGAAAGCCGCACCCTCGTCGTATCCGACCTGCATCTCGAAAAAGGCTCCGCCTTTGCGCGGCGCGGCATGATGCTGCCTCCCTACGATACGCTTGCGACGCTCAGGATATTGGAGGCGGTCATCGCCCGCCACGACCCCGCGACCGTCATCAGTCTTGGCGATAATTTCCACGACCGGAAGGGATCGGCTGCAATGCCGGAAACCTTCCGCCAGATGATCGCGGCCATGGCCTGCGGCCGCGAATGGATCTGGATCAACGGCAATCATGATCCGGACGGCGCACAGGGGCTTCCCGGCGCCTCCATGGACGAGCTCCGCCACGCGGGCCTGGTCTTCCGGCACGAGCCTTCGAGACGCGACGGCATCGGCGAGATCGCCGGCCACCTGCATCCTTCGGCGACCGTGAGGCGGCGGGAAAGATCGGTGAGGCGCGCCTGCTTCGCGACCGACGGCAAGCGCCTCGTGATGCCTGCTTTCGGGGTCACGACGGGAGGTCTCGACCTCAGGCACCGTGAGATGAGCGGCCTTTTCGAGCGGCAGCAGCTCGTCGCCCATATGCTTGGCCGCGACCGAATCTATTCGGTGCGCTTCGCCAACCTTCTCGGGTGA
- a CDS encoding ligase-associated DNA damage response DEXH box helicase, whose protein sequence is MFCVDRIDSPSPEGDALTLPSPFLRWFAEKGWRPRAHQLELLSRAEAGESTLLIAPTGAGKTLAGFLPSLVDITRRGRIPPGAAFTGIHTLYISPLKALAVDIERNLMKPVGEMGLPVSIENRTGDTPQGKRQRQKLNPPDILLTTPEQLALLLANGEAERFFKDLRYVVLDELHSLVMSKRGHLLSLGLARLRRLAPRLQTTGLSATVADPMDLQRWLVAQSLAKENHAELITVSGGAKPEISILRTENQVPWAGHSARYAIPDVYAAIKEHRTTLLFVNTRSQAEMLFQELWKINDDNLPIALHHGSLDVAQRRRVEAAMAENRLRAVVATSTLDLGIDWGDVDLVVHVGAPKGASRLAQRIGRANHRMDEPSRAILVPANRFEVMECQAALDANYVGAQDTPSIGRGALDVLAQHILGMACAQPFDALELYEEVISAAPYARLPWETFERAVDLVATGGYALRTYERYARIRKTKDGLWRVSNPMVAQQYRLNVGTIVESPMLNIRMVKRNQRGSLGRGGMSLGKVEESFLEMLSPGDTFVFSGKVLRFEGIRENECLASQAFSFDPKVPSYAGGKFPLSTYLAAQVRKMLADPARRAGLPDQVRDWLALQGDVSMLPRDDELLIETFPRGSRHYMVIYAFEGRLAHQTLGMLLTRRLDRAGLKPLGFVATDYSLAIWALDDMGAAFRARAPSLGQLFAEDMLGDDLEAWLNESFLLKRTFRNCAVIAGLIEQRHPGREKTGRQITVSADLIYDVLRAHEPDHILLEATRNDAATGLLDIGRLGSMLKRIKGHITHRRLDQISPLAIPVMLEIGRESVHGEAQDFLLTEAADDLINEAMSGHGTDG, encoded by the coding sequence TTGTTCTGCGTGGACAGGATCGATTCTCCGTCGCCGGAAGGCGACGCCCTGACGTTGCCTTCACCCTTTCTCCGGTGGTTCGCCGAAAAGGGTTGGCGCCCGCGCGCCCATCAGCTCGAGCTTCTCTCACGCGCCGAGGCGGGCGAGAGCACGCTTCTGATCGCGCCGACCGGAGCCGGCAAAACGCTTGCCGGCTTTCTGCCCTCCCTCGTCGACATCACCAGGCGCGGCAGGATCCCGCCCGGCGCGGCCTTCACCGGCATTCACACGCTCTACATCTCGCCGCTCAAGGCGCTTGCCGTCGATATCGAGCGCAACCTCATGAAACCGGTCGGCGAGATGGGGCTGCCGGTGAGCATCGAAAACCGCACCGGCGACACGCCGCAGGGCAAGCGGCAGAGGCAGAAGCTCAACCCGCCCGACATACTGCTCACAACGCCGGAGCAGCTCGCGCTGCTTCTGGCCAATGGCGAGGCGGAGCGCTTCTTCAAGGACCTGCGCTATGTGGTGCTGGACGAGTTGCATTCGCTGGTGATGTCGAAGCGCGGCCATCTCCTCTCGCTCGGCCTCGCGCGGCTGCGCCGCCTGGCGCCCCGTCTCCAGACGACGGGTCTTTCGGCTACGGTCGCCGATCCGATGGATCTGCAGCGCTGGCTGGTCGCTCAATCTCTCGCCAAGGAGAACCATGCCGAACTGATCACCGTTTCCGGGGGCGCAAAGCCCGAGATCTCCATCCTGCGGACCGAGAACCAGGTGCCTTGGGCCGGGCATTCGGCGCGCTATGCAATCCCGGATGTCTATGCTGCAATCAAGGAACACCGGACGACGCTGCTCTTCGTCAATACCCGCAGCCAGGCCGAGATGCTGTTCCAGGAACTCTGGAAAATCAACGACGACAATCTGCCGATCGCTCTGCACCACGGCTCTCTCGATGTCGCCCAGCGCCGCAGGGTCGAGGCGGCAATGGCCGAAAACCGCCTGCGCGCCGTCGTCGCCACGTCGACCCTCGATCTCGGCATCGACTGGGGCGACGTCGATCTGGTCGTCCATGTCGGGGCGCCGAAGGGAGCAAGCCGGCTGGCGCAGCGCATCGGCCGCGCCAACCACCGCATGGACGAACCGAGCCGCGCGATTCTGGTTCCGGCCAACCGTTTCGAAGTTATGGAGTGCCAGGCGGCGCTCGACGCCAATTACGTCGGCGCTCAGGACACGCCGTCGATCGGCAGGGGTGCTCTCGACGTGCTGGCGCAACACATCCTCGGCATGGCCTGCGCGCAGCCTTTCGATGCGCTTGAACTCTATGAAGAGGTGATCAGCGCTGCGCCTTATGCCCGGCTTCCCTGGGAAACCTTCGAGCGCGCCGTCGATCTTGTCGCGACCGGCGGCTACGCGCTTCGCACCTATGAGCGCTATGCCCGCATCCGCAAGACGAAGGACGGGCTCTGGCGGGTCTCCAACCCGATGGTTGCTCAGCAATACCGCCTCAATGTCGGGACGATCGTCGAGTCGCCGATGTTGAATATCCGCATGGTCAAGCGCAATCAGCGCGGTTCGCTTGGCCGCGGCGGCATGTCGCTCGGCAAAGTCGAGGAATCGTTCCTCGAAATGCTTTCCCCGGGCGACACCTTCGTTTTTTCCGGCAAGGTGCTGCGCTTCGAAGGCATCCGCGAGAACGAGTGCCTGGCCTCGCAGGCCTTTTCTTTCGATCCCAAGGTGCCGAGTTATGCCGGCGGCAAGTTTCCGCTCTCCACCTATCTCGCAGCACAGGTGCGAAAGATGCTCGCCGATCCGGCCCGCCGCGCAGGTCTGCCCGACCAGGTCAGGGACTGGCTGGCGCTGCAGGGCGACGTGTCGATGCTTCCGCGCGACGACGAACTCCTGATCGAGACCTTCCCGCGAGGCAGCCGGCACTACATGGTCATCTACGCCTTCGAAGGCAGGCTTGCCCACCAGACGCTCGGCATGCTCCTTACCCGCCGTCTCGACCGTGCCGGCCTGAAGCCGCTCGGCTTCGTGGCGACCGACTATTCGCTCGCCATCTGGGCGCTCGACGACATGGGCGCGGCGTTCCGGGCGCGGGCGCCGTCGCTCGGGCAGCTCTTCGCCGAGGATATGCTGGGCGACGATCTGGAGGCGTGGCTGAACGAATCCTTCCTCCTGAAACGTACCTTCCGCAATTGCGCGGTCATCGCCGGGCTCATCGAGCAGCGCCACCCCGGCAGGGAGAAGACCGGGCGGCAGATCACCGTTTCCGCCGATCTCATTTATGACGTATTGCGCGCGCACGAGCCGGATCACATTCTCCTCGAGGCGACGCGCAACGATGCGGCCACGGGACTTTTGGACATCGGCCGCCTCGGCTCCATGCTCAAGCGGATCAAGGGCCATATCACCCATCGCAGGCTCGATCAGATCTCGCCGCTTGCCATCCCGGTAATGCTGGAGATCGGACGGGAATCGGTGCATGGAGAAGCGCAGGACTTCCTGCTCACGGAAGCGGCCGACGACCTGATCAACGAGGCGATGAGCGGCCACGGTACGGATGGATGA
- a CDS encoding Rrf2 family transcriptional regulator: MKLGDGVEQAIHSVTMLSCLQPGSTLSAAALAEFHGVSTSYLLKHLQAMSGAGLLEAVPGPKGGYRLARAPEKITLLDIVLAVEGAEPAFRCNEIRLRGPNPYSCKPAAPCTINVAMLRAEQAYRAELRRVTIAGIMADLKAIDRDGAIAARTNGFLALHERKSGSAA, translated from the coding sequence ATGAAACTCGGCGACGGCGTCGAACAGGCCATTCACAGCGTGACGATGCTGAGCTGTCTTCAGCCCGGCAGTACCCTGTCGGCCGCAGCGCTTGCCGAGTTCCACGGCGTCTCGACCAGTTACCTGCTGAAGCATCTGCAGGCGATGTCGGGTGCCGGACTGCTCGAAGCCGTGCCGGGGCCGAAGGGCGGCTACCGGCTTGCGCGCGCGCCCGAGAAGATCACCCTGCTCGATATCGTCCTCGCGGTGGAGGGGGCGGAGCCCGCCTTTCGCTGCAACGAAATCCGCCTTCGCGGCCCCAATCCCTATTCCTGCAAGCCGGCCGCGCCGTGCACGATCAATGTCGCGATGCTCAGGGCCGAGCAGGCCTATCGCGCCGAACTCCGGCGCGTGACCATCGCCGGTATCATGGCCGACCTGAAAGCTATCGACCGCGACGGGGCGATCGCGGCGCGAACGAACGGCTTTCTCGCCCTTCATGAACGGAAATCGGGCAGCGCCGCCTGA
- a CDS encoding carboxymuconolactone decarboxylase family protein, translating to MQSRLNFAKAAPDAYKAVAALDSYVKGSGIEPRLIHLIKLRASQINGCAYCVDMHTKEARHSGLSQQWINLVCVWRESPHFDERERAVLGWTEALTNVAETRAPDDAYEALKAHFNEEEMTKITVAIGAINVWNRLCVGFRALPPIDEPAVAA from the coding sequence ATGCAGTCACGTCTGAATTTTGCGAAAGCCGCTCCGGACGCCTACAAGGCGGTCGCCGCGCTCGACAGCTATGTCAAAGGCTCCGGAATCGAGCCTCGCCTTATCCACCTGATCAAGCTGCGCGCATCGCAGATCAATGGCTGCGCCTATTGCGTGGACATGCACACCAAGGAGGCGCGCCACAGCGGCCTCAGCCAGCAATGGATCAACCTCGTCTGTGTCTGGCGCGAATCGCCACATTTCGACGAGCGCGAACGGGCGGTCCTCGGCTGGACCGAGGCGCTGACCAATGTGGCCGAGACACGCGCGCCCGACGACGCCTATGAGGCGCTCAAGGCACATTTCAACGAGGAGGAAATGACCAAGATCACCGTCGCGATCGGCGCCATCAACGTGTGGAACCGGCTGTGCGTCGGCTTCCGCGCCTTGCCCCCGATCGACGAGCCGGCCGTGGCGGCTTAG
- a CDS encoding YitT family protein, whose protein sequence is MAQASSVFGLWNTSPTRHTPVEDVQGVFSGSLVAALGLYFLASAGLLTGSTAGVAFLLHYATGVNFGLTFFLLNLPFFYLSLKRLGPAFTLKTFIAIALTSFLTDMQSRLFEIGQIHPGWAALIGGLLLGYGLLALYRHRASLGGVGILGIYLQERFGIRAGLVQLAIDMIVLAAAFFVTTPTVVIWSVLGAVVLNLFVAINHRADRYIAL, encoded by the coding sequence ATGGCACAGGCAAGCAGCGTTTTCGGTCTCTGGAATACAAGTCCCACACGGCACACGCCCGTGGAGGACGTTCAAGGCGTCTTTTCCGGCAGCCTCGTCGCCGCCCTCGGTCTCTATTTCCTGGCGAGCGCCGGACTTCTGACCGGCAGCACCGCCGGCGTCGCCTTTCTTTTGCATTACGCCACGGGCGTGAACTTCGGTCTCACCTTCTTCCTGCTCAATCTGCCGTTCTTCTACCTGTCGCTGAAGCGGCTCGGTCCGGCCTTCACGCTCAAGACCTTCATTGCCATCGCGCTCACCTCGTTCCTGACCGACATGCAATCGCGTCTTTTCGAGATCGGGCAGATTCACCCGGGCTGGGCCGCTCTCATCGGCGGCCTACTCCTCGGATACGGTCTCCTGGCGCTCTACCGCCACCGCGCGAGCCTCGGCGGCGTGGGCATATTGGGCATCTACCTGCAGGAGCGCTTCGGCATTCGCGCCGGTCTCGTGCAACTCGCGATCGACATGATCGTTCTGGCGGCAGCATTCTTCGTGACGACGCCGACGGTCGTCATCTGGTCGGTGCTCGGCGCGGTCGTCCTCAACCTTTTCGTGGCGATCAACCACCGCGCCGACCGCTACATCGCGCTGTAA